A single genomic interval of Agarivorans aestuarii harbors:
- a CDS encoding efflux RND transporter permease subunit, translating into MNLAEFAIRQRTFVCFFTVLCIIAGIGSYIGLGKLEDPSFTVKSAVVVTLYPGASAQEVELQVTDKIETRLQEMGSVWKLRSLSRPGSSMIFVDLKESTTSEELPQQWDLLRRKVNDVKLELPASAQISIVQDEFSEVYGMLFAVHSDDAAPAELKAHAKELQRRLKAVDGIKKVELHGVPQQIVNIDLPSERLAEHQLSAAQVFSQLTTQNMVLDSGSFKLGEERIRVSQSGTFENLSDIQNLLLKSGIAELGSGLIRLGDIADVYLDYQTPALSESRYNGSTAITVAVSPVDGINVVALGDTLKQVIQQFTSELPLGTEVGTIAFQPDEVQKSINNFVSNLVESILIVVAVLWVFMGLRSAAIVGSSLLITLLITLIYMLVAGIDLQRVSVGSFILALGMLVDNAIVITDMFKAKLNQGIERYQAATNSVKETAVPLLAATVIAIMGATPVLLSQTDAAEFSISVFQILCSSLLLSWLVAMTLTPLMCWAFIKPKAKQVDQSEPKFAQIARKVLTWVVAKPFSAIACIVPALLVTALIVPKIAINFMPGSDRPILFLDYWLPNGGQTEVVSRDMKVIEDWLLEQPEVSSISSYIGASAPRFSVTVEPEPFDSSYGQILINAKDFESIAPLIERGDNWLMRQFPNAEPRFRNLKLATKDKFAIEARFKGPDPQVLQDLSAQAQAIFNAHPNTKYVRDDWRQTSKQLVPIMNQDKMRRAGINRSDVALAIQRASSGVVVGALRQGDETLPIKMQSSNTDIAQLENIPVRSLLGLHTVPLSQVVDGFETREEQSIIWRRNRVPIITAQAEVFGQTPSDVRKELAEQIQAIELPYGYSFEWGGEYYDEKRAIDDTLKQIPKATLMMVIVMVALFNGLKQPAIILITLPLAAIGCAWTLFFFGKPFGFMALTGAVALSGMIIKNGIVLIDQIELERKQGKSISEAVVEATINRTMAISMGALTTVLGMVPLLSDRLFDQMAAIIIGGLVVATFLSLIIMPAWYRIFYRDPQTENKAEDLSVSSELNHEQN; encoded by the coding sequence ATGAACCTCGCAGAATTCGCGATTCGCCAACGCACCTTTGTATGCTTTTTTACCGTGTTATGCATTATTGCAGGCATTGGCTCTTACATTGGATTAGGTAAATTAGAAGACCCTTCGTTTACCGTAAAAAGTGCGGTAGTGGTTACCTTGTACCCTGGGGCATCTGCCCAGGAAGTAGAGCTGCAAGTTACCGACAAAATTGAAACCCGCTTGCAAGAGATGGGTTCGGTGTGGAAGTTACGCAGCCTTTCTCGCCCTGGCAGTTCAATGATTTTTGTTGACCTAAAAGAGAGCACTACCTCAGAAGAGCTTCCTCAGCAATGGGATTTATTACGTCGCAAAGTTAACGACGTAAAACTAGAGCTTCCGGCCAGTGCGCAAATTAGCATCGTGCAAGATGAGTTCTCGGAAGTATACGGGATGTTGTTTGCAGTACACAGCGACGACGCTGCGCCAGCTGAGTTAAAAGCCCATGCCAAAGAGTTACAACGCCGCTTAAAAGCCGTTGATGGCATTAAAAAAGTAGAGCTACATGGTGTTCCCCAGCAAATCGTTAATATTGATTTGCCAAGCGAGCGCTTAGCAGAGCATCAGCTCTCGGCTGCTCAAGTATTTAGCCAATTAACCACCCAAAACATGGTGCTAGATTCTGGCAGCTTTAAACTTGGTGAAGAGCGCATAAGAGTTAGCCAAAGCGGCACCTTTGAAAACCTAAGTGATATTCAGAATCTATTGCTTAAATCTGGTATTGCCGAACTCGGCTCTGGCTTAATTCGCCTAGGTGACATCGCCGATGTTTACTTGGATTACCAAACTCCAGCTCTATCAGAAAGCCGTTATAACGGTAGTACTGCGATTACTGTTGCGGTAAGCCCAGTTGATGGCATAAACGTAGTGGCCTTGGGCGACACCCTAAAGCAGGTGATTCAGCAGTTTACTAGCGAACTCCCGCTTGGCACCGAGGTTGGCACCATTGCCTTTCAGCCCGACGAAGTGCAAAAGTCTATCAATAACTTTGTAAGCAACTTAGTAGAAAGTATTCTTATTGTGGTGGCAGTGCTTTGGGTATTTATGGGGCTGCGTAGTGCTGCCATTGTTGGCAGTAGCTTGCTTATTACCTTGCTTATTACCCTTATTTACATGCTAGTTGCTGGCATTGATTTACAACGGGTATCGGTTGGCTCGTTTATTTTGGCGCTAGGTATGCTGGTTGATAACGCCATTGTTATTACCGACATGTTTAAGGCTAAACTCAACCAAGGCATAGAGCGCTATCAAGCCGCCACTAACAGTGTGAAAGAAACCGCTGTGCCCTTACTCGCTGCTACTGTGATTGCCATTATGGGTGCTACCCCAGTGCTGTTATCACAAACCGATGCTGCCGAGTTTTCTATTTCGGTATTCCAAATACTTTGTAGCTCACTGCTATTGTCTTGGTTAGTGGCGATGACACTTACCCCTCTCATGTGTTGGGCCTTCATTAAACCTAAAGCGAAACAAGTAGACCAGTCAGAGCCAAAGTTTGCCCAAATTGCGCGCAAGGTTCTTACCTGGGTAGTGGCAAAACCTTTTAGCGCTATTGCTTGCATCGTTCCGGCATTACTTGTTACTGCCTTAATTGTGCCAAAAATTGCGATTAACTTTATGCCTGGCTCCGATAGGCCCATCTTATTTCTAGATTACTGGCTACCCAACGGCGGACAAACCGAAGTGGTGTCACGTGATATGAAAGTGATTGAGGACTGGTTATTGGAGCAACCGGAAGTAAGCAGCATTTCAAGCTACATAGGCGCCAGTGCTCCGCGCTTCTCGGTAACCGTTGAGCCAGAACCCTTTGACAGCAGTTACGGGCAAATTCTGATTAATGCAAAAGATTTTGAATCTATTGCGCCGCTTATTGAACGTGGTGATAACTGGCTAATGAGGCAGTTTCCTAATGCTGAACCTCGCTTTAGAAACTTAAAGCTAGCCACCAAGGATAAGTTTGCCATTGAAGCGCGCTTTAAAGGCCCCGATCCGCAAGTTCTGCAAGACTTGTCAGCGCAAGCTCAAGCCATTTTTAATGCTCACCCTAATACCAAGTATGTGCGTGACGATTGGCGACAAACCAGTAAACAGCTGGTGCCAATTATGAACCAAGACAAAATGCGCCGCGCAGGTATTAATCGCAGCGACGTAGCACTGGCTATCCAACGAGCGTCTAGCGGTGTAGTTGTGGGTGCGCTGCGCCAAGGCGATGAGACCTTGCCAATTAAAATGCAAAGCAGTAACACCGATATTGCGCAATTAGAGAACATTCCTGTTCGCTCACTATTGGGTTTACACACTGTGCCACTTAGCCAAGTTGTCGACGGCTTTGAAACTCGCGAAGAGCAAAGCATTATTTGGCGTCGTAATCGGGTACCAATTATCACTGCGCAAGCAGAAGTATTTGGTCAAACACCTTCCGATGTGCGTAAAGAGTTAGCCGAGCAAATTCAAGCTATTGAATTGCCTTATGGTTACAGCTTTGAATGGGGCGGTGAGTACTACGATGAAAAACGCGCAATTGACGACACCTTAAAGCAAATTCCAAAAGCAACGTTGATGATGGTGATTGTAATGGTGGCGCTATTTAATGGCTTAAAACAGCCGGCGATTATTTTAATTACCTTGCCGCTAGCCGCGATAGGTTGCGCTTGGACGCTGTTTTTCTTTGGTAAACCCTTTGGCTTTATGGCCCTAACTGGCGCAGTTGCGCTATCGGGAATGATCATCAAAAACGGCATTGTGCTCATTGATCAAATCGAACTAGAACGCAAACAAGGTAAAAGCATTAGCGAAGCCGTTGTAGAAGCCACAATTAACCGCACCATGGCCATTTCGATGGGTGCACTAACCACCGTACTAGGCATGGTACCGCTACTTAGTGACCGTTTATTTGACCAAATGGCGGCGATTATTATTGGCGGCTTGGTGGTTGCGACCTTCTTGTCGTTAATCATTATGCCGGCGTGGTATCGGATTTTTTACCGTGACCCACAAACCGAAAACAAAGCTGAAGATCTAAGCGTAAGTTCGGAGCTAAACCATGAACAAAACTAA
- a CDS encoding efflux RND transporter periplasmic adaptor subunit, protein MKYSYLALALSATLLSACSTEQTADISNVKLRPVKVVSLSAATQANNSYYNGVLQSSTSSKLAFRVPGTIQEILVSNGQSVTKGQVLARLDPHDYQVSLLELEAKLLEAESAQALAHNEYQRVEQASQDNAIAPVNLNRALSGKQRADASVEVVNQNIQRAKDALRYTELRAPFDGVIAQRFAEEHEQAVPALRVFTLHQPEHLEAVIEVPENQINAFSIGQAAQVSWHDKTDSINAKVSEIATVPDLIKQTYTVKLKLEQTLDEVYPGKSVKLSLALSQSEQARYCLPHSALILEGAKAKVYRVHNHKVEAVASEIVNQTQQQVCVSGDFKEADKIIVAGSRYLSEGQQVGDLLDAKEG, encoded by the coding sequence ATGAAATACTCCTATCTCGCTTTAGCACTAAGCGCTACTTTGCTTAGCGCATGCAGTACCGAACAAACCGCAGACATTAGCAATGTAAAGCTGCGCCCTGTTAAAGTAGTCAGCCTAAGTGCCGCCACCCAAGCTAATAACAGCTATTACAACGGTGTGTTGCAATCGAGTACCAGCTCTAAGCTGGCCTTTCGTGTTCCGGGCACCATTCAAGAAATACTGGTAAGCAATGGCCAAAGCGTGACCAAGGGGCAAGTGCTTGCGCGCCTAGACCCACACGACTACCAAGTGAGCCTGCTTGAGCTAGAAGCCAAGCTACTTGAAGCAGAGTCGGCCCAAGCTCTCGCCCACAACGAATACCAGCGGGTTGAGCAAGCCAGCCAAGACAACGCCATAGCACCGGTTAACCTAAACCGCGCACTTAGCGGCAAACAACGCGCCGACGCCAGCGTTGAAGTAGTGAACCAGAATATTCAACGCGCTAAAGATGCACTGCGTTATACCGAATTGCGCGCACCTTTTGATGGGGTAATTGCTCAACGCTTTGCCGAAGAACACGAACAAGCAGTACCTGCGCTACGCGTGTTTACCTTACACCAGCCCGAGCACTTAGAAGCCGTGATAGAAGTGCCAGAGAATCAAATTAATGCCTTTAGCATTGGCCAAGCTGCGCAAGTTAGTTGGCATGATAAAACCGATAGCATAAACGCCAAGGTGAGTGAGATTGCCACCGTGCCAGATCTCATCAAGCAAACCTATACGGTAAAACTTAAGCTTGAGCAGACTCTCGATGAGGTGTATCCGGGCAAATCGGTTAAACTAAGCTTAGCGCTTTCGCAATCTGAACAAGCTCGCTACTGCTTGCCGCATTCAGCCTTAATTCTTGAGGGAGCAAAGGCCAAAGTTTACCGTGTTCACAATCACAAGGTTGAAGCCGTAGCCAGTGAAATCGTAAACCAAACTCAGCAACAAGTATGTGTAAGCGGCGACTTTAAAGAAGCCGATAAAATCATTGTTGCTGGTAGCCGTTACCTAAGCGAAGGACAGCAAGTAGGTGATTTATTAGATGCGAAGGAGGGTTAA
- a CDS encoding LysR family transcriptional regulator — translation MRVEDLSLFIKVVESGSFSAAAHSLDLPRANVSRRINELEQSLSTRLFVRTTRKLNLTTQGQQYYESMQDIIRRLNDANSALHSHTASPSGLVKMGVNVGSDHYVIDILKNFKQRYPDINVEARYSNESYQGLFEHGLDMAMYVGSLDDSSFIARKLGGFSKVIIASPEYLEQNPVPVTPQDLLQHSCIIYRSYSQKLENRWQFTNQEIEVSHHHISNNYAHIAQAVEAGLGIALVPYILAYPMIEKGTVCHLMKDHVSSSEDAWMVYPSRNGLTHTARLLLDYIASRVPEHL, via the coding sequence ATGCGAGTAGAAGATCTTTCTTTATTCATAAAAGTGGTGGAATCGGGCAGTTTTAGTGCTGCGGCCCACTCCCTCGATTTACCTCGCGCGAATGTAAGCCGACGCATCAACGAATTAGAACAAAGCCTAAGTACCCGTTTGTTTGTTCGCACCACACGTAAGCTAAACCTTACCACTCAGGGCCAGCAATACTACGAAAGCATGCAAGACATTATTCGCCGCCTTAACGACGCAAACAGCGCTTTGCATAGCCACACAGCTAGCCCGAGTGGTTTGGTTAAAATGGGGGTTAATGTAGGTAGTGATCACTATGTAATCGACATCCTAAAAAACTTTAAACAACGCTATCCCGATATTAATGTTGAGGCACGTTATTCTAACGAAAGCTACCAAGGTTTATTTGAGCATGGCCTTGATATGGCTATGTATGTAGGCTCGTTAGACGACTCTAGTTTTATCGCAAGAAAGCTAGGCGGCTTTAGTAAAGTAATTATTGCCAGCCCCGAGTATTTAGAACAAAACCCTGTGCCTGTTACCCCGCAAGATTTACTGCAACATAGCTGCATTATTTATCGCAGCTATAGCCAAAAATTAGAGAACCGTTGGCAATTTACCAACCAAGAAATCGAAGTAAGCCATCACCATATTAGTAATAACTATGCCCATATTGCCCAAGCTGTTGAGGCGGGTTTGGGCATAGCCTTAGTGCCCTATATTTTGGCTTATCCGATGATAGAAAAAGGCACGGTATGCCATTTAATGAAAGACCATGTCTCTTCTTCTGAAGACGCATGGATGGTCTACCCAAGCCGTAACGGTTTAACCCATACGGCGCGGCTACTGTTGGATTATATTGCTTCTCGTGTACCGGAGCATCTGTAA